A DNA window from Christiangramia salexigens contains the following coding sequences:
- a CDS encoding 6-pyruvoyl trahydropterin synthase family protein, producing MSKIRITKQFSFETGHALYGYDGKCRNVHGHSYKLSVTVIGTPITDTQNVKFGMVIDFGDLKKIVKSEIVDKFDHATVFNKNTPHVELAEELKSRGHDVILVDYQPTSENMVIDFAQKIKKNLPDHIQLHSLKLQETESSFAEWYASDNN from the coding sequence ATGAGCAAGATCAGAATCACCAAACAATTCTCTTTTGAAACCGGCCACGCGCTATATGGGTACGATGGTAAATGCAGGAATGTCCATGGCCACAGCTATAAATTAAGCGTGACTGTTATTGGAACTCCAATAACTGATACCCAAAACGTAAAGTTTGGTATGGTAATAGACTTTGGTGACTTAAAAAAGATAGTGAAATCTGAAATTGTAGACAAATTTGACCACGCAACGGTTTTCAATAAAAACACCCCACATGTAGAGCTGGCAGAAGAGCTTAAAAGCAGGGGCCATGATGTGATCCTTGTAGATTACCAGCCAACCAGCGAGAATATGGTGATAGATTTTGCCCAAAAGATAAAAAAGAATTTGCCGGATCATATTCAGTTACATTCACTCAAGTTACAGGAAACCGAATCTTCTTTTGCAGAATGGTACGCCTCAGATAATAATTAG
- a CDS encoding alpha/beta hydrolase family protein, with amino-acid sequence MEVSKEKNLIIEGKHKRPIVADIIIKDDGKPKPVVIFAHGYKGFKDWGAWEIMGERFAKEGFLFIKFNFSHNGTDPENLTDFLQIEAFGDNNYTIELDDLQSVIDWVLLPNFKFASQVAVEDINLIGHSRGGGITIIKAAEDKRINKLLTYASVCDYGSRFPEGKDLEAWEKKGVRYITNSRTNQQLPHHYQFYKNFKENKERLNIKKAAKKLEIPHLIAHGSSDRSVSIGDAGNLFEWSPAPKLLLVENADHVFGTKHPWEEEELPKEFNHVINKSIDFLKTDSQVLWDEYGETDED; translated from the coding sequence ATGGAAGTTTCTAAAGAAAAAAACCTCATTATAGAAGGCAAACATAAAAGACCTATAGTAGCAGATATCATTATTAAGGATGACGGGAAACCTAAACCGGTCGTAATATTTGCTCACGGTTACAAAGGATTTAAAGATTGGGGCGCCTGGGAAATTATGGGAGAGAGATTTGCGAAAGAGGGATTCCTCTTTATTAAATTCAACTTCAGCCATAATGGAACAGACCCTGAGAATCTGACTGATTTTTTACAGATCGAAGCCTTTGGGGATAACAACTATACAATAGAATTGGATGACCTTCAATCTGTGATAGACTGGGTTCTCCTGCCTAACTTCAAATTTGCCAGTCAGGTAGCCGTAGAAGATATCAATCTCATTGGACATTCCCGAGGAGGTGGAATTACCATTATTAAAGCGGCAGAAGATAAAAGGATCAATAAACTGCTCACATATGCTTCGGTTTGTGACTATGGTTCGCGTTTCCCGGAGGGCAAAGATCTTGAAGCCTGGGAAAAGAAAGGAGTGAGATATATTACGAATTCACGGACCAATCAGCAATTACCTCATCATTATCAATTCTACAAGAATTTCAAGGAAAATAAGGAACGTCTTAATATAAAAAAGGCTGCGAAAAAGCTTGAGATACCTCATCTAATCGCACATGGAAGCAGTGATAGAAGTGTTTCTATTGGAGATGCCGGAAATTTGTTCGAGTGGAGTCCGGCTCCAAAATTGTTACTTGTGGAAAATGCCGACCATGTTTTTGGCACCAAACATCCATGGGAAGAAGAGGAGTTACCAAAGGAATTTAATCACGTGATTAATAAAAGTATTGATTTTCTAAAAACAGATTCACAGGTGCTGTGGGATGAATACGGAGAAACAGACGAAGACTAG
- a CDS encoding 2OG-Fe(II) oxygenase, whose translation MLQTEEVLFEQLDFKEIPFYENIISDLLERKYSIVDNFFSGEEVAIMRKALLEKYEEDNFKKAAIGNKTNEVIQKSVRGDFILWMNEADAGEAENTYFGKVNSLIDYLNRTCFMGILTKEFHYAVYPEGTFYKRHLDTFQNDGRRKLSMVCYLNDENWKPENGGELTIYSDKEASGEVNIYPLPGRVVIFESQELEHEVKPVKVPRFSITGWLKTR comes from the coding sequence ATGCTTCAAACCGAAGAAGTGCTTTTTGAGCAACTTGATTTCAAGGAGATTCCATTCTATGAGAATATCATTTCAGATCTTCTGGAACGAAAATACAGTATTGTAGATAATTTTTTTAGTGGGGAGGAAGTAGCAATCATGCGAAAAGCCCTGCTTGAAAAATACGAGGAAGATAACTTCAAGAAAGCCGCTATTGGTAATAAGACCAATGAGGTTATTCAGAAATCTGTACGTGGCGATTTTATTCTTTGGATGAATGAAGCCGATGCAGGTGAGGCCGAAAACACCTATTTTGGTAAAGTCAACTCTCTGATAGATTATTTGAACAGAACCTGTTTTATGGGCATCCTGACGAAAGAATTCCATTATGCGGTCTATCCTGAAGGAACTTTTTATAAAAGACATTTGGATACCTTTCAAAATGACGGTCGCCGAAAATTATCTATGGTTTGCTACCTTAATGATGAGAACTGGAAACCTGAAAACGGTGGAGAACTAACGATCTATTCAGATAAAGAAGCTTCAGGTGAAGTCAATATCTATCCTCTACCCGGGAGAGTAGTGATATTTGAAAGTCAGGAGCTTGAACATGAGGTGAAACCGGTAAAAGTGCCGCGTTTCAGTATTACCGGATGGCTTAAGACCCGCTAG
- a CDS encoding UDP-2,3-diacylglucosamine diphosphatase, translated as MNIPQGKKIYFSSDNHLGAPTMEESRKRELVFVKWLDKIKDDAAAIFLLGDLFDFWFEYKHVVPKGFIRTLGKLAEIKDSGIPIYFFVGNHDLWMNDYFENELNIPVYHQPKEFEFNGKTFLIGHGDGLGPGDHGYKRMKKVFTNPFSKWLYRWLHPDLGVPLAQYFSVKNKAISGEEDMKFLGEDKEWLIQYCKRKLESKHYDYFLFGHRHLPLEIDLNGKSTYVNTGDWITHYTFAEFDGSVVKLQKLNS; from the coding sequence ATGAATATTCCACAGGGCAAAAAAATTTACTTTTCTAGCGATAATCATCTTGGTGCTCCCACTATGGAAGAAAGCCGGAAACGGGAGCTTGTTTTTGTAAAGTGGCTGGACAAGATCAAAGACGACGCAGCCGCCATCTTTCTTCTTGGAGATCTGTTCGACTTTTGGTTTGAATACAAACACGTGGTGCCCAAAGGCTTTATAAGAACACTTGGAAAACTTGCAGAAATAAAGGATAGCGGAATTCCGATTTATTTCTTTGTTGGGAATCATGACCTCTGGATGAATGATTATTTTGAAAATGAATTGAATATCCCTGTATATCATCAACCAAAGGAGTTTGAATTCAACGGAAAAACTTTTCTTATAGGCCACGGAGACGGACTTGGCCCGGGAGATCATGGTTATAAAAGAATGAAAAAGGTCTTTACCAATCCTTTTTCCAAATGGCTTTACAGATGGTTACATCCGGATCTGGGAGTACCTCTGGCTCAATATTTTTCGGTTAAGAATAAAGCTATTTCCGGCGAGGAAGACATGAAGTTCCTTGGAGAGGATAAGGAGTGGCTTATACAGTATTGCAAGCGAAAACTTGAATCCAAACATTACGATTATTTCCTTTTTGGTCATCGTCATCTGCCTCTGGAAATAGATCTGAATGGTAAATCTACTTACGTGAATACTGGAGATTGGATCACTCACTACACCTTTGCCGAATTTGACGGTAGCGTAGTAAAACTTCAAAAACTCAATTCCTAA
- a CDS encoding MATE family efflux transporter produces the protein MASSISFKNINKIAIPAIIAGIAEPLISLTDIAVIGNVDKNSVEALAAAGIVGSFLSAIIWIVAQTKTAISAIVSQHLGANRLHAVKTLIPQAIAFNFLFSLIIYATTALFARAIFSAYNAEGLILQYSEDYYQIRALGYPLTLVTFAIFGIFRGLQNTLWAMKCSLTGAAVNVALDYLLVYGIDGVIPPMHLKGAALASLAAQATMLVMAFWFFFKKTPFHLKLSLNINPRMKGLLLMAANLFVRTAALNFAIYLANAYATDYGKNYIAAQSILMNIWLFFSFFIDGYANAGNAIGGKLLGSKDYKSLWELSKKISKYAVIIAFILMAICALFYNEIGELFNKEENVLIIFSSVFWIVLLMQPVNAIAFMFDGIFKGLGEAKYLRNVLLAATFLGFTPALLISDYFDLKLYGIWIAFFIWMLIRSSTLVIYFRRKYLNKEV, from the coding sequence TTGGCAAGTTCTATAAGTTTTAAAAATATAAATAAGATCGCTATTCCGGCTATCATAGCCGGAATCGCTGAGCCGCTTATATCTCTTACCGATATTGCGGTAATAGGGAATGTGGATAAAAATTCGGTAGAGGCTCTCGCAGCTGCAGGAATAGTAGGCTCCTTCTTATCTGCGATCATCTGGATCGTGGCACAAACCAAAACTGCCATTTCTGCCATAGTTTCTCAACATTTAGGAGCGAATAGATTACATGCGGTTAAAACGCTTATCCCTCAGGCTATAGCTTTTAATTTTCTCTTTAGTCTCATTATTTATGCGACCACAGCTTTATTTGCCAGAGCGATATTCAGCGCTTATAATGCCGAAGGCCTTATTCTGCAATATTCAGAAGATTACTATCAGATCAGGGCGCTTGGTTATCCTCTAACTCTGGTCACCTTTGCAATCTTTGGGATTTTTAGAGGCTTACAGAATACATTGTGGGCCATGAAGTGCAGTCTCACCGGTGCTGCCGTGAATGTCGCATTGGATTACCTCCTCGTGTATGGCATAGACGGAGTGATCCCTCCTATGCATCTTAAAGGAGCTGCATTAGCCAGTCTTGCCGCGCAGGCCACTATGCTTGTTATGGCATTCTGGTTCTTCTTTAAGAAAACTCCTTTTCATTTAAAACTTAGCCTGAACATCAACCCAAGAATGAAAGGCCTGTTGCTAATGGCGGCTAATCTCTTTGTTCGTACGGCTGCCCTGAATTTCGCAATATATCTGGCAAACGCCTATGCCACAGATTATGGTAAGAATTATATCGCAGCACAAAGTATCCTGATGAACATCTGGCTGTTCTTTAGCTTCTTTATAGATGGTTATGCCAATGCAGGAAATGCCATTGGCGGAAAATTACTTGGTTCCAAAGATTATAAAAGTCTGTGGGAGCTAAGTAAGAAGATCAGTAAATATGCAGTGATCATCGCTTTTATCCTCATGGCCATTTGTGCATTGTTCTACAATGAAATAGGTGAATTATTTAATAAGGAGGAGAATGTACTTATCATCTTTTCTTCTGTCTTCTGGATAGTCTTATTAATGCAACCGGTAAATGCAATCGCCTTTATGTTCGATGGAATATTTAAGGGGCTTGGTGAGGCGAAATACCTTCGGAATGTCTTGCTGGCTGCTACCTTTTTAGGCTTTACCCCTGCTCTGTTAATCTCAGATTATTTTGATCTTAAACTATATGGGATCTGGATCGCCTTTTTCATCTGGATGCTCATTAGAAGTAGTACTCTGGTGATATATTTCCGAAGAAAATATCTTAATAAGGAAGTTTAG
- a CDS encoding OmpA family protein, with amino-acid sequence MKHLSKIVLATLLVFGFTSVKAQDANNPWAVGIGTNAVDFYPTGEDAPLGGFFDEYFNTGDHWNVLPAVSKLTVSRFIGSGFVAELGGSINQIDQYGDRSISDLSYYSVDASLDYSLRAILNDGWFDPVIGVGGGYTWIGDQEGETISNLDAATLNGKLGFNFWLSENVAFTLESKYKHVFETETASHFQHAGGIKFVFGGTDTDGDGIYDKDDECPETAGLPEFNGCPDTDGDGIEDREDACPNEAGLAEFDGCPDTDGDGVADPDDECPETAGLAELNGCPDADGDGVRDDEDDCPEEAGPAENDGCPWPDTDGDGILDKDDDCPEVAGVAASNGCPEPTAEVIKELNQYSKTVLFDLNKATIRKGSEEALNSIVEIMKEYPQTIFHIEGHTDSTGSDKYNLKLSKERAASVEKWLEEHGVPSNRLTSEGYGESQPIATNNTAAGRQDNRRVEISLDKDKEMKDKSGDKKMK; translated from the coding sequence ATGCTGTGGATTTCTATCCGACTGGAGAAGATGCTCCACTAGGAGGCTTTTTCGACGAATATTTCAACACAGGAGATCACTGGAACGTACTTCCTGCAGTATCTAAACTTACTGTTTCAAGATTCATTGGATCAGGGTTTGTTGCTGAATTAGGAGGTTCTATCAACCAGATCGATCAATATGGAGACAGATCAATTTCCGATCTTTCTTATTACTCTGTTGATGCATCTCTTGACTATAGCCTAAGAGCTATACTAAATGACGGATGGTTTGATCCTGTTATTGGTGTAGGTGGTGGTTATACCTGGATTGGTGATCAAGAAGGAGAGACAATTTCTAACCTTGATGCTGCTACTCTTAACGGTAAATTAGGTTTCAACTTCTGGTTATCAGAAAATGTTGCTTTCACTTTAGAATCTAAGTACAAGCACGTATTCGAAACTGAAACTGCTTCTCACTTCCAGCACGCTGGTGGTATTAAGTTCGTTTTCGGAGGAACTGATACAGACGGTGACGGAATCTATGATAAAGATGATGAGTGTCCTGAGACTGCAGGTCTTCCTGAATTCAACGGATGTCCTGATACTGACGGTGACGGAATCGAAGACCGTGAGGATGCATGTCCAAATGAAGCTGGTTTAGCTGAATTTGACGGATGTCCTGATACTGACGGTGACGGTGTAGCTGATCCTGATGATGAGTGTCCTGAGACTGCTGGTCTTGCAGAATTAAACGGATGTCCTGATGCAGACGGTGATGGTGTAAGAGATGATGAAGATGACTGTCCAGAAGAAGCTGGTCCTGCTGAAAATGACGGATGCCCATGGCCGGATACTGATGGTGACGGAATCCTTGATAAAGATGATGACTGTCCTGAAGTAGCAGGTGTTGCTGCATCTAACGGTTGTCCAGAGCCAACTGCTGAAGTAATTAAAGAATTGAACCAGTACTCCAAAACTGTACTTTTCGATCTTAACAAAGCTACCATCCGTAAAGGTTCTGAGGAAGCATTGAATTCTATCGTAGAAATCATGAAAGAATATCCACAGACTATCTTCCATATTGAAGGTCACACAGATAGCACAGGTAGCGATAAATACAACCTAAAACTTTCTAAAGAGCGTGCAGCTTCTGTAGAGAAGTGGTTAGAAGAGCACGGTGTACCTAGCAACAGATTAACTTCTGAAGGATACGGTGAGTCTCAGCCAATTGCTACTAACAATACTGCAGCTGGAAGACAAGATAACAGACGTGTAGAAATTTCTTTAGACAAAGACAAAGAGATGAAAGACAAGTCTGGAGATAAAAAAATGAAATAA
- a CDS encoding GNAT family N-acetyltransferase, whose protein sequence is MITKAQLKDLPEIKSLTEACATAMIKKGIYQWNEHYPSLEKLQDDIKDGELYILRENSEILGIIVITETMDEEYIPVKWLSANESNIYIHRLATHPKVWGKGYAQQLMDHAENFAKQEGYSSVRLDTFSQNLRNQRFYEQRGYKRLGDIYFPKQSEHPFYCYELLI, encoded by the coding sequence ATGATAACAAAAGCCCAATTAAAAGACCTTCCAGAAATTAAATCTCTAACTGAAGCCTGCGCCACGGCAATGATCAAAAAAGGCATTTATCAGTGGAATGAACACTATCCTTCTCTGGAAAAGCTACAGGATGACATAAAGGATGGAGAACTTTATATCTTGCGAGAAAATTCAGAAATCCTGGGTATCATCGTTATTACCGAAACCATGGACGAGGAGTATATCCCTGTAAAATGGCTTTCTGCGAACGAGTCGAATATTTACATCCACAGGCTGGCAACTCATCCAAAAGTTTGGGGTAAAGGATATGCTCAGCAATTGATGGATCACGCAGAGAACTTTGCAAAACAGGAAGGGTACAGTTCGGTGAGGCTGGACACTTTCAGCCAAAACCTCAGAAATCAGAGGTTTTACGAACAAAGAGGCTATAAGCGATTGGGTGATATTTACTTTCCAAAGCAAAGCGAACATCCATTTTATTGCTATGAATTACTCATTTAA
- a CDS encoding PD-(D/E)XK nuclease family protein, with amino-acid sequence MKSFIHEVLKNLDSSYKSLSDLTFILPSKRAGSYLLKELSLVSDKNLFAPTIYSIEEFTEEISGLQSIDNTISLFEFFEAYKRITPQNEQEDFETFISWAQSLIYDFNEIDRYLIDYKPFFDYLSDIQDINHWYLKEEKTDLIKRYLEFWKRLPEYYREFQDRLINKDQGYQGLIYRKAAENIEDYIAQTNTQHIFIGFNALNASEQLILQKLLESKKAEVYWDLDEVFYKDQEHAASMYIRDYLEWDFYKEHGYEHFSNHYSENKNIELIGVPKNIGQAKYLGEILTGLTREQLENTAVVLGEEELLLPVLNSLPSEINELNITMGFPVKNAPLNSFFEAVFKVHSNNQPELYYKDVIAIINHPSINSILEPFATKLIEKINSDNLVYLRFNEIAASFSEEKKKIISALFKPKNNSVQFFIEECHLIIQNLKTYLKETDDKLALEFLYHFHLIFNKLDNLTQQYPHLKTIKSLYDFYREMVGTETLDFQGRPFQGLQLMGMLESRALDFETVIITSLNEGVLPAGKSDNSFIPYDLKKEYKLPTYREKDAVYTYHFYRLMQRAKNVYLLYNTESEGLNSGEKSRFITQLEIEKQSEHNIKNRLVSPRVPTPEIKLREVKKTPEIIEKLKSLASSGFSPSALTTYIRNPLDFYYQYVLGIRDQEEVEETVAFNTLGTVVHNCLETLYKPFEGQQITEEIIKSFISQSDQQIKLEFERSYSKIPLEKGKNLLIYEVAKRYLHNFLNFELDRLREGKEIEIIQIEKDLKVLFPVEELPFSVYLRGKVDRFEKLNGIPVIIDYKTGKVESYNLNLENWSDITKDYDNYSKSFQVLTYASLIALEKGIKFPAEAGIVSFKNLKSGLLKFEKKVPGTRKKESLIHGETLELFQLELKKLIMEICNPEIPFVEKEIKKSYGSF; translated from the coding sequence ATGAAATCTTTTATACACGAAGTCCTAAAAAACTTAGATTCCTCTTATAAATCCCTTTCCGATCTAACTTTTATACTACCCAGTAAACGTGCTGGGTCCTATCTGTTAAAAGAATTATCTCTGGTTTCAGATAAGAATCTATTTGCCCCTACTATATACAGTATTGAAGAATTCACCGAGGAGATCTCGGGTCTTCAATCCATAGATAATACCATTAGCCTCTTTGAATTTTTTGAGGCTTATAAAAGGATCACTCCCCAAAATGAACAGGAGGACTTTGAAACCTTTATTTCATGGGCTCAAAGCCTTATTTATGATTTTAATGAAATAGACAGGTATCTAATAGATTACAAACCATTTTTCGATTACTTATCGGACATTCAGGATATTAATCACTGGTATCTCAAAGAAGAAAAGACCGATCTTATCAAGCGATATCTGGAATTCTGGAAAAGACTTCCGGAATATTATCGGGAATTTCAAGATAGGCTAATAAATAAAGATCAGGGCTATCAGGGGCTTATCTACAGAAAAGCAGCTGAAAATATAGAAGACTATATAGCTCAAACCAATACTCAGCATATTTTTATTGGTTTTAATGCACTTAATGCATCAGAACAGCTAATCCTTCAAAAATTACTTGAAAGCAAGAAAGCTGAAGTCTATTGGGATCTTGATGAGGTCTTCTATAAAGATCAGGAGCATGCCGCATCCATGTATATTAGAGATTATTTGGAGTGGGACTTCTATAAAGAACATGGATACGAACATTTTTCAAATCACTATTCTGAGAATAAGAATATTGAACTAATAGGCGTACCTAAAAATATTGGACAAGCCAAGTATCTCGGAGAGATCCTTACTGGCCTCACCCGCGAGCAATTAGAGAATACAGCAGTGGTATTAGGAGAAGAAGAATTGTTATTGCCGGTTCTTAACAGTCTGCCTTCAGAAATAAACGAGTTGAACATAACTATGGGCTTCCCAGTTAAGAACGCTCCCTTAAATTCGTTTTTTGAAGCAGTTTTCAAGGTTCATTCAAATAATCAGCCAGAACTGTATTACAAAGACGTAATTGCCATAATAAATCATCCTTCGATAAATTCCATTCTAGAACCCTTTGCAACGAAATTAATTGAAAAAATAAATTCTGACAATCTCGTTTATCTCAGGTTTAATGAGATCGCTGCTTCATTTTCTGAAGAAAAAAAGAAGATTATTTCGGCGTTGTTCAAACCAAAAAATAATAGCGTCCAGTTTTTTATTGAAGAGTGTCATCTGATAATTCAGAATTTAAAAACATATCTAAAGGAAACCGATGACAAGCTCGCTCTGGAATTTTTATACCATTTTCATTTAATTTTCAACAAGCTGGATAATTTAACTCAACAATATCCACACCTTAAAACGATTAAATCACTTTATGATTTCTATCGGGAAATGGTAGGCACAGAAACCCTGGATTTTCAGGGAAGGCCATTTCAGGGGCTTCAATTAATGGGAATGCTGGAATCACGGGCTCTGGATTTTGAAACCGTGATAATCACTTCGTTAAATGAGGGTGTCTTACCAGCAGGAAAATCAGACAATTCTTTTATTCCATACGATCTTAAAAAAGAATACAAACTTCCCACGTACAGGGAAAAGGATGCGGTATATACCTATCACTTTTATCGACTCATGCAAAGGGCTAAAAATGTGTATTTGCTCTATAATACTGAATCGGAAGGATTAAACTCAGGAGAAAAAAGCAGATTCATTACTCAGTTGGAAATTGAAAAGCAATCAGAGCATAATATAAAGAACAGACTGGTTAGTCCTAGGGTTCCAACTCCGGAAATAAAATTGAGGGAGGTTAAAAAGACTCCTGAAATAATCGAAAAATTGAAGTCCCTCGCAAGTTCAGGCTTTTCACCATCTGCGCTAACCACCTATATTCGTAATCCTCTGGATTTTTATTATCAATATGTTCTAGGCATCCGGGATCAGGAGGAAGTGGAAGAAACAGTTGCCTTTAACACCCTGGGAACTGTGGTTCATAATTGCCTTGAAACCTTATATAAACCCTTCGAAGGTCAACAGATCACCGAAGAAATTATAAAATCCTTTATAAGTCAGTCAGACCAACAAATAAAACTTGAATTTGAGCGCAGTTACTCAAAGATTCCATTAGAGAAGGGAAAGAACCTTCTTATTTATGAAGTAGCGAAACGATATCTTCATAACTTTCTCAATTTTGAGCTGGACAGATTGAGGGAGGGAAAAGAAATTGAAATAATTCAAATAGAAAAAGATCTTAAGGTTCTATTCCCTGTAGAAGAATTGCCTTTTTCAGTTTATCTTCGCGGCAAGGTGGACCGGTTTGAAAAACTAAACGGTATACCCGTAATCATAGATTATAAGACCGGAAAGGTGGAATCATATAATCTGAACCTTGAAAACTGGAGTGATATAACAAAAGATTATGACAATTACTCCAAAAGTTTTCAGGTTTTAACTTATGCAAGCTTGATTGCACTGGAGAAAGGTATTAAATTCCCCGCCGAAGCAGGAATTGTGTCATTTAAGAACCTGAAATCAGGACTTTTAAAGTTTGAAAAGAAGGTGCCGGGAACACGAAAAAAGGAATCTTTGATACACGGGGAAACCTTGGAACTGTTTCAGTTAGAATTAAAAAAATTGATCATGGAGATCTGTAATCCGGAGATCCCATTTGTAGAAAAAGAAATTAAAAAAAGCTATGGAAGTTTCTAA
- a CDS encoding enoyl-CoA hydratase/isomerase family protein translates to MSTNRENGSLYTHKENKIASVEFGHPASNSFPSVLLERLEKEINKLSEDPDVNVILLKSEGEKAFCAGASFNELIEIEDLQAGKQFFSGFAGVINAMRKCNKLIVGRVQGKTVGGGVGLVAACDYALATEAASIKLSELSIGIGPFVIAPAVERKMGVDALAEMSLAAHEWKNAYWAKEKGLYAKIFDSIKDLDKEVEIFTEKLSSYNPQALTEMKKILWKNTDHWGELLDERAAISGELVLSDFTKNALAKFKK, encoded by the coding sequence ATGAGCACCAACCGCGAGAATGGAAGTTTATATACGCATAAAGAAAATAAGATCGCAAGTGTAGAATTTGGTCATCCGGCCAGTAATTCCTTTCCATCAGTACTATTGGAAAGACTGGAAAAGGAAATAAACAAATTATCTGAAGACCCTGACGTTAATGTGATCCTTCTTAAATCTGAAGGCGAAAAGGCATTCTGTGCGGGCGCGTCTTTTAATGAGCTTATAGAAATTGAAGACCTTCAAGCAGGAAAACAATTCTTTTCGGGATTTGCCGGAGTCATAAATGCGATGCGAAAATGCAATAAATTAATTGTTGGTAGAGTTCAGGGTAAAACCGTAGGTGGAGGCGTTGGCCTGGTAGCGGCTTGTGATTATGCATTGGCTACAGAGGCTGCCTCGATCAAACTTTCAGAATTAAGCATCGGCATAGGTCCTTTTGTGATCGCGCCTGCAGTGGAACGTAAAATGGGTGTGGATGCCCTTGCAGAAATGAGCCTGGCGGCCCATGAATGGAAAAACGCTTATTGGGCTAAGGAAAAAGGACTATATGCTAAAATCTTTGATTCTATTAAAGATCTGGATAAAGAGGTAGAAATTTTCACCGAAAAGCTATCCTCTTACAATCCACAGGCATTGACCGAGATGAAAAAGATCCTATGGAAAAACACCGATCATTGGGGAGAACTTCTTGATGAGCGTGCAGCGATCTCGGGTGAGCTTGTTCTTTCAGATTTCACCAAAAATGCACTGGCCAAGTTTAAAAAATAA